A part of Desulfobacter sp. genomic DNA contains:
- a CDS encoding IS21 family transposase, whose protein sequence is MQSEKSFGIAAMKAGMDEKTARKYREHGKLPSELKTDHTWRTRKDPFEETWDGIKGMLTINPGLEAKTLFEDLQRRHPGRFADGQLRTLQRRIKQWRATEGPPKEIFFAQIHKPGELCQSDFTHMDKLGVTIGGVPFDHLIYHFVLTYSNWETGTVCFSESFESLSQGLQNALWELGGVPQQHRTDCLTSAVNKVSHPEEFTSRYQDLVDHYGIIPCKTNPASPNENGDVEQRNYRFKKAVDQALMLRGHRDFKDREEYDLFLAKLFAQLNAGRRKRFTQELDLLHRLPKRRLDACKKMDLKVGPSSTIRVNHNVYSVDSRLIGENIQVRLYMECLEVWYGQRKVDTLPRLRGEGKYKINYRHIIDSLVKKPGAFENYRYRNAMFPTSRFRIAYDHLRKRYTVKSSAARYLKILYLAAKTSEVAVDSALMVLINEDQEISKEAVKRLIESNASVSRPDDVHIQAVDLTRYDQLLKGVAA, encoded by the coding sequence ATTCAGTCAGAGAAGAGTTTCGGGATAGCAGCAATGAAAGCTGGAATGGATGAAAAAACAGCTCGAAAGTACCGTGAACACGGGAAGTTGCCGAGTGAACTCAAAACGGATCATACATGGCGCACACGCAAAGATCCGTTTGAGGAGACCTGGGATGGTATCAAAGGCATGTTGACCATAAATCCAGGTCTGGAGGCCAAGACACTGTTTGAGGATTTGCAACGCAGACACCCCGGCCGGTTCGCCGATGGACAATTACGGACCCTGCAACGGAGAATAAAGCAATGGCGTGCTACAGAGGGGCCGCCCAAAGAAATCTTTTTTGCTCAAATTCATAAGCCTGGCGAATTATGCCAGTCAGACTTCACCCACATGGATAAACTGGGCGTCACTATAGGCGGCGTCCCTTTTGACCACCTGATCTACCATTTTGTTTTGACCTATTCCAATTGGGAGACAGGTACAGTCTGTTTTTCAGAGAGTTTCGAAAGCCTGAGCCAGGGCCTGCAAAATGCCCTATGGGAACTTGGTGGTGTGCCGCAGCAACATCGCACCGATTGTCTGACATCCGCTGTTAACAAGGTAAGTCACCCTGAGGAGTTCACCAGCAGGTATCAGGATCTTGTTGACCATTACGGTATCATTCCTTGCAAAACTAACCCTGCCAGCCCCAATGAAAATGGAGACGTGGAGCAGCGCAATTATCGGTTCAAAAAAGCCGTTGACCAGGCCCTGATGCTGAGAGGACACCGGGATTTTAAAGACCGGGAAGAATATGACTTGTTCCTGGCCAAACTGTTCGCACAGCTAAATGCCGGTCGTAGGAAACGGTTTACACAAGAACTGGATCTCCTACACCGGTTGCCCAAACGCCGGCTTGATGCATGTAAAAAGATGGATTTAAAGGTTGGTCCCAGCAGTACCATTCGGGTCAATCACAACGTTTACTCTGTAGACAGCAGGCTCATAGGAGAAAATATCCAGGTCCGCCTCTACATGGAATGCCTGGAGGTCTGGTACGGCCAGAGAAAGGTCGATACTTTGCCAAGGTTGCGGGGTGAGGGCAAATATAAAATCAATTACCGGCATATCATTGACAGCCTGGTCAAAAAACCGGGGGCATTTGAAAATTATCGTTATCGTAATGCCATGTTCCCCACCAGCCGGTTCCGGATTGCCTACGATCATTTAAGAAAGCGTTATACCGTTAAAAGCTCAGCAGCAAGGTATCTGAAAATATTATACCTGGCAGCAAAGACAAGCGAGGTGGCAGTAGACAGCGCCCTGATGGTTCTAATAAACGAGGATCAGGAAATCAGCAAAGAGGCTGTTAAACGCCTTATTGAGTCCAACGCCTCTGTCAGCAGGCCGGATGATGTTCATATCCAGGCAGTTGATTTGACTCGTTATGACCAATTGCTCAAGGGGGTGGCGGCATGA
- a CDS encoding PEP-CTERM sorting domain-containing protein — protein sequence MAGIINDADQIITTYDLNTYSNAVFLSDAAISFSDNMHAFIENEYGFSFGDTVWSWVCKVSPNGPLETLATLSTVTINMKSDGPYKGLIINRESDGNIVGAGAGGKNNPIFFSSLTYSIAPYNPDQQPIPEPSTAFLFGLGLLGLVAGNRKNHF from the coding sequence TTGGCGGGAATTATAAATGACGCTGATCAAATAATAACAACATATGATTTAAACACTTACTCTAACGCCGTTTTTTTATCTGATGCTGCTATCTCTTTTAGTGACAATATGCATGCTTTCATTGAAAACGAGTATGGGTTTTCTTTTGGGGATACGGTCTGGTCATGGGTGTGTAAAGTAAGTCCTAATGGGCCTTTAGAAACACTTGCCACACTATCTACTGTTACGATCAACATGAAATCGGATGGCCCCTATAAAGGATTAATTATTAATCGTGAATCCGATGGCAACATTGTTGGTGCAGGTGCAGGTGGTAAAAATAATCCAATCTTTTTTTCAAGCCTAACGTATTCTATAGCTCCTTACAATCCTGATCAACAACCGATACCGGAACCATCAACAGCGTTTCTCTTTGGTCTTGGGCTTTTGGGGCTTGTGGCTGGAAACAGGAAAAACCACTTTTAA
- a CDS encoding PEP-CTERM sorting domain-containing protein encodes MKKIINNVRKERPVMKKIFIFLCFFLFFGTATTVNATPLYCAANGHYYEYVNAQSIDWNTALTAASGLSYLGNQGYLATITSQEENDFLYSLVQPYRNPDSPYYDNAWIGGSDEGDEGNWTWRTGPEAGQTFFYENWGGAEPNGGIRENYTRFIWSNGNWNDIAPNDKWGKGYLVEYNSAPIPEPTTVILLGLGLLSLAGLNRRR; translated from the coding sequence ATGAAAAAAATAATTAATAACGTAAGAAAGGAGAGGCCTGTCATGAAAAAAATATTCATATTTTTATGCTTTTTTCTATTTTTTGGAACAGCTACAACCGTGAATGCTACTCCTCTTTACTGTGCAGCCAATGGACATTATTATGAATATGTTAATGCCCAAAGTATCGATTGGAATACAGCGCTGACAGCTGCTTCTGGATTGTCTTATTTAGGAAATCAGGGTTACCTGGCGACTATTACTTCTCAAGAAGAAAACGATTTTCTGTATAGTTTGGTGCAACCTTATCGCAACCCAGATTCTCCTTATTATGATAACGCTTGGATTGGGGGCTCAGATGAAGGTGATGAAGGGAATTGGACTTGGCGGACAGGGCCGGAAGCAGGGCAGACTTTTTTCTATGAAAATTGGGGCGGCGCTGAGCCGAATGGTGGCATCAGGGAAAACTACACACGGTTTATTTGGTCAAATGGTAATTGGAACGATATAGCTCCAAATGACAAGTGGGGAAAAGGCTATTTGGTTGAATACAACTCTGCGCCTATCCCCGAGCCAACAACAGTAATACTCTTAGGCTTAGGCCTTCTTAGTCTTGCAGGGTTAAACAGAA
- a CDS encoding ATP-binding protein — protein sequence MINDRDQIDTNLKSLHMPTMRRSYEEMADQARAEAWGYEKYLLQLLSLECEVRWQNRISRNLRASKLPSSKTFENFDKKRLPLKVANHLSVLVNGAFLERCENILAFGNPGSGKTHLLCAIGHELIAKGKQVLFISCSQLVQDLLIAKRDLELTKKLKSLSRFDAVIIDDIGYVQQSRGEMEVLFTFLAERYEQGSLMITSNLPFSKWEQIFKDPMTTAAAIDRLVHHSIILELNVESYRMEQAKMEAE from the coding sequence ATGATCAATGATCGGGATCAGATAGACACCAATCTTAAAAGCCTCCATATGCCGACCATGCGCCGCAGTTATGAAGAAATGGCGGATCAGGCCAGGGCGGAGGCATGGGGATATGAAAAGTACCTCTTACAATTGTTGAGTCTCGAATGCGAAGTCCGCTGGCAGAACCGGATATCACGTAACCTGAGGGCATCCAAGTTGCCATCTTCCAAGACATTTGAGAATTTTGATAAAAAGCGCCTCCCCTTAAAGGTTGCCAATCATTTAAGTGTCCTGGTCAACGGCGCTTTTTTAGAGCGCTGTGAAAACATCCTGGCCTTTGGTAATCCGGGTAGCGGGAAAACCCATCTGCTCTGTGCCATTGGCCATGAATTAATTGCAAAGGGTAAGCAGGTTCTTTTTATCTCATGCAGTCAGCTCGTCCAGGATCTGCTGATTGCCAAAAGGGATCTTGAGCTAACCAAAAAACTCAAATCCCTCTCCAGGTTTGATGCTGTGATTATAGATGACATTGGGTATGTCCAACAAAGCCGGGGAGAAATGGAAGTGCTGTTTACCTTTTTGGCGGAACGGTATGAACAGGGCAGCCTGATGATCACGAGCAATCTTCCGTTCTCTAAGTGGGAACAGATTTTTAAGGACCCTATGACAACGGCAGCAGCCATCGACAGACTCGTTCATCACAGTATCATCCTTGAATTGAATGTGGAAAGCTATCGCATGGAACAGGCTAAAATGGAGGCCGAATAA